In the Acropora muricata isolate sample 2 chromosome 10, ASM3666990v1, whole genome shotgun sequence genome, one interval contains:
- the LOC136887385 gene encoding glutamic acid-rich protein-like, whose product MMSDRVSRKRNVPARLREETWYLVCYEDDNNLRVLGREEIRHIFPDDDDDDDVINVGDIVSAIWIPNGQFYDAKILQKGADRNELMKERVHLEKAKKNNAKGDSRAQQKRKDPEDSTDGQKSKKTKQADSAQKKEKKAKEREEKRKKKEQDQERQKHILEARKAQAAARLVTSCNNLTETEVTIFTPQPILQPSTTASGNSQSHNSNHTRPPTSCQTSQQLTPPAHPTFHVPSPDGDQNVNSRQNSRHSTDKTPLRPNRSATSSQPKRGLHFQNAIEDYTDDEDGDEGEEILEGCVSNSNSSNCCEDHKLEVEALRKRLEKVQKRLNIACKFFLFFSFSTAYV is encoded by the exons ATGATGTCTGACCGAGTCTCGCGAAAAAGAAACGTTCCAGCACGTCTCAGAGAAG AGACGTGGTACCTTGTTTGCTATGAGGATGATAACAATTTAAGGGTTCTAGGAAGAGAAGAAATACGACACATTTTtcctgatgatgatgatgatgatgatgttatcaATGTTGGTGATATTGTCAGTGCCATTTGGATTCCAAATGGCCAGTTCTATGATGCTAAAATATTACAAAAAGGAG CTGATAGAAATGAACTCATGAAGGAACGCGTGCATTTggaaaaggcaaagaagaatAATGCAAAGGGAGATTCAAGAGCCCAACAGAAAAGAAAGGACCCAGAAGATAGTACAGATGGGCAAAAGAGTAAGAAAACGAAGCAAGCAGACAGtgcacaaaaaaaagaaaaaaaggcaaaagaaagggaagagaaaagaaaaaagaaggaacaaGATCAGGAGAGGCAAAAACATATTTTAGAAGCAAGAAAAGCTCAGGCAGCAGCCCGATTGGTCACCTCTTGTAACAACCTAACAGAAACTGAGGTCACAATTTTCACACCTCAACCTATTCTCCAGCCCAGTACCACTGCTTCTGGCAACTCTCAATCTCATAATAGCAACCATACCAGACCTCCAACAAGCTGCCAAACCTCACAACAACTGACTCCACCGGCCCATCCAACCTTCCATGTACCTTCTCCTGACGGTGACCAGAATGTCAACAGTAGACAGAATTCACGACACAGTACAGATAAAACTCCTCTGAGACCAAACAGGTCAGCAACGTCCTCTCAGCCAAAAAGAGGCTTGCATTTTCAGAATGCCATTGAAGATTACACTGATGATGAAGATGGTGATGAAGGTGAAGAAATCCTTGAAGGGTGTGTCAGTAACTCTAACAGTTCTAACTGCTGTGAAGACCACAAACTTGAAGTTGAGGCTTTGAGAAAGCGTTTGGAGAAAGTTCAGAAGAGGCTGAACATTGCATGTAAGTTCTtcctgtttttctctttttcaactGCTTACGTATAG